The Arachis hypogaea cultivar Tifrunner chromosome 14, arahy.Tifrunner.gnm2.J5K5, whole genome shotgun sequence genome has a segment encoding these proteins:
- the LOC112742919 gene encoding uncharacterized protein produces MATLVPTSEEDAALSVVRFASELAWADAGPEVAEPQVSRLCMEAEEFIAMGKWLELASLMITSAELIFSKVTEKDVESIFTVICNLVTKTENPDEVMEIIKVISAKLIQQPNEKPAVRLKILINLYNLVETPYCRFYIYMKALNLAAEGKVTEYIIPSLKNIDNFLKDWKIGISEQRELFLTISKILKENKSMAKDSFKFLTNYLATFNGEDAHELSEAKEEAVHAIIDFVKSPDIFQCDLLDMPAVLQLEKDAKYAVLYQLLKIFLTQRLDAYLEYHTANSALEKNYGLVHEECVAKMRLMSLVDLSSDGSGQIAYELIRETLKINDDEVELWVVKAITAKLIDCKMDQMNQVVVVSHHTDRMFGQHQWQALRTKLVTWRDNISNVINTIQANKVTEDGSQAVQGLVVR; encoded by the exons ATGGCCACTCTCGTCCCTACCTCCGAGGAAGATGCCGCTCTCTCTGTCGTCCGTTTCGCCTCCGAGCTCGCCTGGGCCGACGCCGGTCCCGAG GTTGCTGAGCCACAAGTTAGTAGACTATGCATGGAGGCTGAAGAGTTCATTGCTATGGGGAAGtggttggagctagcatcatTGATGATTACGTCTGCTGAGTTGATCTTCTCAAAGGTTACTGAAAAAG ATGTGGAGTCCATCTTCACTGTTATCTGCAATCTTGTTACGAAGACTGAGAATCCAGATGAAGTAATGGAGATCATCAAAGTTATATCAGCAAAATTAATTCAACAACCTAATGAAAAGCCTGCGGTGCGCTTGAAGAT ttTGATCAATCTGTACAATCTTGTGGAGACTCCATACTGCCGCTTTTACATCTACATGAAAGCGTTGAATTTAGCAGCTGAAGGGAAAGTCACTGAATACATTATCCcttcattaaaaaatattgacAATTTTTTGAAAGACTGGAAAATTGGGATATCAGAACAGAGAGAACTCTTTCTTACTATCTCCaagattttgaaagaaaataaaag CATGGCTAAAGACTCTTTTAAGTTCTTGACAAATTATTTGGCAACTTTTAATGGAGAAGATGCACATGAATTGAGTGAAGCAAAGGAGGAGGCTGTGCATGCAATCATTGATTTTGTGAAATCACCTGATATATTCCAG TGTGATTTATTAGACATGCCTGCTGTTTTGCAATTGGAGAAAGATGCCAAATATGCTGTGTTATACCAGCTTCTCAAGATTTTTCTTACTCAGAGGCTGGATGCTTACTTAGAATATCATACTGCAAATTCTGCCTTGGAGAAAAACTATG GTCTTGTGCATGAAGAATGCGTTGCTAAAATGAGGTTGATGTCATTGGTGGATCTTAGCTCTGATGGATCTGGCCAAATTGCGTATGAACTTATAAGAGAAACACTGAAG atcaatgatgatgaggtagaACTCTGGGTGGTTAAGGCAATAACTGCAAAGTTGATTGACTGTAAGATGGACCAAATGAATCAAGTTGTAGTTGTTAG TCATCACACCGATCGTATGTTTGGTCAGCACCAATGGCAAGCACTGAGAACAAAGCTAGTGACATGGAGG GATAATATTTCGAATGTGATCAATACAATTCAGGCTAACAAAGTAACCGAAGATGGGTCCCAGGCAGTCCAAGGTTTGGTGGTTCGTTGA